Proteins encoded together in one Myxocyprinus asiaticus isolate MX2 ecotype Aquarium Trade chromosome 9, UBuf_Myxa_2, whole genome shotgun sequence window:
- the tmem237b gene encoding transmembrane protein 237B isoform X1 produces MDTDAKAPSRRKRDLPPIPQGQRRGPRALPSMPSQDTAEEIPAPKSMKKKAKRDVEKPDDGGMEMGGLASCRESDNCEPLTPEPLDNPPQRRKKKKKAQAIDVEGDQTDLVSNGDMMDQNTDEEVTRKPKKRKVKPKVTDTQSNNELDVEDDDIITDPQTPVPQHSLFSAPQGQSQPVGKVFIEKSRRFQAAERVDQWKPSSQMEQSFMDIHSMWTTRDVSMRVHSGFRVVGLFSHGFLAGYAVWNIIVVYVLAGEQMRTLSNLLQQYHTLAYPAQSLLYLLLALSTVSAFDRLNLAKAPAAMRSLLTLNPVALASLLYFTALVLSLSQQMTSDRINLYNQYSSLNVTLWQPGSERTILYPWIIVNLVVTLLVGLAWVLMSTSPDIDHTEEFLMSMEVDYAKAEEKGNVTA; encoded by the exons ATGGATACCGACGCAAAG GCTCCGAGCAGAAGGAAAAGAGATCTTCCCCCAATTCCTCAAGGACAGAGG CGGGGACCTCGAGCACTTCCATCTATGCCAAG TCAAGACACAGCag AGGAGATACCTGCCCCAAAGAGTATGAAAAAGAAAGCCAAAAGAGATGTGGAGAAACCTGATG ATGGTGGAATGGAAATGGGAGGGCTGGCCAGTTGCAGAGAGTCTGACAATTGTGAGCCTTTGACCCCAGAGCCTCTAGACAATCCGCCACAGAGgaggaaaaagaagaagaaagctcAGGCTATTG ATGTTGAAGGAGATCAAACAGACCTTGTGTCAAACGGAGATATGATGGATCAGAACACTGATGAAGAGGTGACAAGGAAACCAAAAAAGAGGAA AGTGAAGCCTAAAGTGACAGATACACAGTCCAACAATGAACTAGATGTGGAGGATGATGACATCATCACAGACCCCCAGACGCCGGTCCCTCAGCATTCATTGTTCTCTGCTCCTCAAGGGCAGAGCCAGCCTGTGGGGAAGGTGTTCATTGAGAAGAGCC GTCGTTTTCAAGCAGCTGAGCGAGTGGACCAGTGGAAGCCCAGCAGCCAGATGGAGCAGAGCTTTATGGACATCCATTCAATGTGGACCACTAGAGATGTCTCTATGAGAGTACACAGCGGCTTCAG GGTTGTTGGTCTGTTTTCTCATGGCTTCCTGGCTGGTTATGCTGTGTGGAACATAATCGTTGTCTATGTGTTGGCTGGTGAACAAATGAGAACTCTTTCCAACCTTCTTCAGCAGTATCATACCCTGGCCTACCCTGCACAATCCCTGCTCTACCTGCTGCTGGCCCTTAGCACCGTTTCTGCCTTTGACAG GTTGAATCTGGCTAAAGCTCCTGCGGCCATGCGTAGCTTACTAACCCTGAATCCGGTGGCACTTGCTTCCCTCT tgtacTTCACTGCACTTGTTTTATCATTGAGCCAGCAGATGACTAGCGATCGCATTAATCTCTACAATCAATACTCCAGCTTAAATGTGACACTGTG GCAGCCAGGCTCAGAGCGTACCATCCTGTACCCCTGGATCATAGTGAACCTGGTGGTCACTCTGCTAGTCGGGTTGGCCTGGGTTTTGATGTCAACAAGCCCAGATATTGACCACACAGAAG AGTTTCTAATGTCAATGGAAGTGGACTATGCAAAAGCAGAGGAGAAAGGAAACGTCACTGCTTGA
- the LOC127446324 gene encoding zona pellucida sperm-binding protein 4-like, with translation MLIIVTLIAVTLNVYLSNAQDPQFPWHMPKYQAGGLSFSPVLPPLKESPQQELYDAQQVLPLDTSDPQGQLPSSGSQRCVVEQYERIECGEPDITPAECETISCCHDGQGCYYGKEVTLQCTRDGQFVLAVAQDATLPRISLDSIQMLEDDPSGQCASVDRTASFAIYQFPVSSCGTRMNEESGSVIYENMMSSVYEVGIGPHGSITRDGAYDLHFAEIQCRYSGTAVEALVIEVNTVPPPPPVLQQGPLRVELRLANGQCTTKRCTDEDMYTSYYSEFDYPVTKILKEPVYVELRLLEQTDPNIILVLDHCWATFSKEPLSLPQWDLVVDGCTYKDDHYLTTIIPLGESGLQHPSHFRRFVLKMFTFVNQSSLVPLQEPVFIHCSTSVCHPSASKSCEPSCGRTRRSISHELKAFEEEVLVSSGKVILLSDLPVLESLTKEEVPQTLAYVFWATATLTGFGVCGLVLAVLTQRSKPRPQPAPV, from the exons ATGTTGATAATCGTAACATTAATTGCGGTTACGCTTAATGTATATTTGAGCAACGCCCAGGACCCTCAGTTTCCCTGGCACATGCCGAAATATCAAGCCGGTGGTTTATCATTTTCACCCGTTTTGCCTCCATTGAAAGAATCCCCCCAGCAAGAGTTGTATGACGCCCAGCAGGTGCTTCCTCTCGACACGAGTGACCCTCAGGGCCAGTTGCCCTCCTCTGGATCTCAGCGCTGTGTGGTGGAGCAGTATGAGCGCATTGAGTGTGGAGAGCCCGACATCACCCCTGCTGAATGCGAGACCATCAGCTGCTGTCACGATGGACAGGGGTGCTACTATGGCAAGGAAG TTACCCTGCAGTGCACAAGGGATGGGCAGTTTGTATTGGCGGTTGCTCAAGATGCCACCCTGCCACGCATAAGTCTAGACTCCATCCAGATGCTGGAGGATGACCCCAGTGGACAATGCGCTTCTGTTGACCGTACTGCCAGCTTTGCCATCTATCAGTTTCCCGTCAGCTCCTGTGGCACCAGAATGAAT GAAGAAAGCGGATCTGTTATTTATGAGAACATGATGTCTTCGGTGTACGAAGTGGGCATTGGACCCCACGGATCCATCACAAGAGATGGTGCTTATGA TCTTCATTTT GCTGAAATCCAGTGTAGGTATTCGGGAACCGCAGTTGAGGCTCTTGTGATTGAGGTAAATACGGTTCCCCCTCCACCCCCTGTCTTGCAGCAAGGCCCTCTGAGAGTGGAGCTCAGACTCGCCAATGGACAGTGCACCACTAAAAGATGCACTGATG AGGATATGTATACCTCGTACTACTCCGAGTTTGACTATCCTGTTACTAAAATACTGAAAGAACCTGTATACGTGGAGCTGCGGCTTCTGGAGCAGACGGACCCAAATATTATCCTTGTCCTGGACCACTGCTGGGCCACATTCTCCAAGGAACCCCTGAGCCTGCCCCAATGGGACCTGGTAGTTGATGG CTGCACTTATAAGGATGACCATTACCTTACCACGATCATTCCTCTTGGAGAGTCAGGACTGCAGCACCCATCTCACTTCAGACGCTTCGTCCTGAAGATGTTCACCTTTGTAAACCAGTCATCTCTTGTGCCTTTGCAGGAACCG GTCTTCATTCACTGCTCTACGTCTGTTTGCCACCCCTCTGCCAGTAAGTCCTGTGAGCCCAGCTGTGGCAGGACAA GAAGGTCAATTTCACATGAACTGAAGGCTTTCGAGGAGGAAGTTCTGGTTTCCAGTGGGAAGGTCATTCTTCTCTCTGATTTGCCAGTTTTGGAGAGCCTAACTAAGGAAGAAG TCCCACAGACATTAGCTTATGTATTCTGGGCGACAGCAACTCTCACTGGGTTTGGTGTTTGTGGACTTGTGTTGGCCGTTTTAACACAACGGTCCAAACCTCGACCTCAGCCCGCTCCAGTATGA
- the tmem237b gene encoding transmembrane protein 237B isoform X2 → MKKKAKRDVEKPDDGGMEMGGLASCRESDNCEPLTPEPLDNPPQRRKKKKKAQAIDVEGDQTDLVSNGDMMDQNTDEEVTRKPKKRKVKPKVTDTQSNNELDVEDDDIITDPQTPVPQHSLFSAPQGQSQPVGKVFIEKSRRFQAAERVDQWKPSSQMEQSFMDIHSMWTTRDVSMRVHSGFRVVGLFSHGFLAGYAVWNIIVVYVLAGEQMRTLSNLLQQYHTLAYPAQSLLYLLLALSTVSAFDRLNLAKAPAAMRSLLTLNPVALASLLYFTALVLSLSQQMTSDRINLYNQYSSLNVTLWQPGSERTILYPWIIVNLVVTLLVGLAWVLMSTSPDIDHTEEFLMSMEVDYAKAEEKGNVTA, encoded by the exons ATGAAAAAGAAAGCCAAAAGAGATGTGGAGAAACCTGATG ATGGTGGAATGGAAATGGGAGGGCTGGCCAGTTGCAGAGAGTCTGACAATTGTGAGCCTTTGACCCCAGAGCCTCTAGACAATCCGCCACAGAGgaggaaaaagaagaagaaagctcAGGCTATTG ATGTTGAAGGAGATCAAACAGACCTTGTGTCAAACGGAGATATGATGGATCAGAACACTGATGAAGAGGTGACAAGGAAACCAAAAAAGAGGAA AGTGAAGCCTAAAGTGACAGATACACAGTCCAACAATGAACTAGATGTGGAGGATGATGACATCATCACAGACCCCCAGACGCCGGTCCCTCAGCATTCATTGTTCTCTGCTCCTCAAGGGCAGAGCCAGCCTGTGGGGAAGGTGTTCATTGAGAAGAGCC GTCGTTTTCAAGCAGCTGAGCGAGTGGACCAGTGGAAGCCCAGCAGCCAGATGGAGCAGAGCTTTATGGACATCCATTCAATGTGGACCACTAGAGATGTCTCTATGAGAGTACACAGCGGCTTCAG GGTTGTTGGTCTGTTTTCTCATGGCTTCCTGGCTGGTTATGCTGTGTGGAACATAATCGTTGTCTATGTGTTGGCTGGTGAACAAATGAGAACTCTTTCCAACCTTCTTCAGCAGTATCATACCCTGGCCTACCCTGCACAATCCCTGCTCTACCTGCTGCTGGCCCTTAGCACCGTTTCTGCCTTTGACAG GTTGAATCTGGCTAAAGCTCCTGCGGCCATGCGTAGCTTACTAACCCTGAATCCGGTGGCACTTGCTTCCCTCT tgtacTTCACTGCACTTGTTTTATCATTGAGCCAGCAGATGACTAGCGATCGCATTAATCTCTACAATCAATACTCCAGCTTAAATGTGACACTGTG GCAGCCAGGCTCAGAGCGTACCATCCTGTACCCCTGGATCATAGTGAACCTGGTGGTCACTCTGCTAGTCGGGTTGGCCTGGGTTTTGATGTCAACAAGCCCAGATATTGACCACACAGAAG AGTTTCTAATGTCAATGGAAGTGGACTATGCAAAAGCAGAGGAGAAAGGAAACGTCACTGCTTGA